One genomic window of Halorubrum hochsteinianum includes the following:
- a CDS encoding WD40/YVTN/BNR-like repeat-containing protein, producing the protein MTLLIGTDFGLYRTDDVPFERDDLDPVLDCGVVTAVKSWDHTEGVFVASSEGAYRSLDGGETWTDLDVPLGDRFWHAGQSEVWSILATADGALYAGTNDPYVFRSVDGGETWTEQKGFRELPSRGHWESPIDPHYARLRALEAVPGRPETLIAGVEAGGIHVSRDGGRTWTDHRDAIVDDVHQVLPISEDVWLAATGYLDHDLENLGLGHAVGEGGLWRTTDAGESWDRLDVGSDFSYIRRVFVHDGRVIFCGGEEAPPAWVNDDHEVALFESTNFGRDFERVSFPGEPHEIIETWAVHDGDVVCGSGLFDVPDERDDVEGRIMRRLDGDGDEGPTYETVGRVDANVSRIEVV; encoded by the coding sequence ATGACACTGTTGATCGGGACAGACTTCGGGCTGTACCGGACCGACGACGTCCCCTTCGAGCGCGACGACCTCGACCCCGTCCTCGACTGCGGGGTCGTCACCGCCGTGAAGTCGTGGGACCACACCGAGGGCGTGTTCGTCGCGTCCTCCGAGGGCGCGTACCGCTCGCTCGACGGCGGGGAGACGTGGACCGACCTCGACGTCCCGCTCGGCGACCGCTTCTGGCACGCCGGCCAGAGCGAGGTGTGGTCGATCCTCGCGACCGCGGACGGCGCGCTGTACGCCGGCACGAACGACCCGTACGTGTTCCGTTCGGTCGACGGCGGGGAGACGTGGACCGAACAGAAGGGGTTCCGCGAACTGCCCTCGCGGGGCCACTGGGAGTCGCCGATCGACCCCCACTACGCGCGCCTCCGCGCGCTGGAGGCGGTCCCCGGCCGCCCCGAGACCCTGATCGCGGGCGTCGAGGCCGGCGGGATCCACGTCAGCCGCGACGGCGGGCGGACGTGGACCGACCACCGCGACGCCATCGTCGACGACGTACATCAGGTCCTCCCGATTTCGGAGGACGTGTGGCTGGCGGCGACGGGGTACCTCGACCACGACCTCGAAAACCTCGGCCTCGGCCACGCGGTCGGCGAGGGCGGCCTCTGGCGGACCACCGACGCCGGCGAGTCGTGGGACCGACTCGACGTCGGCAGCGACTTCTCGTACATCCGCCGGGTGTTCGTCCACGACGGCCGGGTGATCTTCTGCGGCGGCGAGGAGGCCCCGCCGGCGTGGGTGAACGACGACCACGAGGTCGCGCTGTTCGAGTCGACGAACTTCGGCCGCGACTTCGAGCGCGTCTCCTTCCCCGGCGAACCCCACGAGATCATCGAGACGTGGGCGGTCCACGACGGCGACGTGGTCTGCGGCTCCGGGCTCTTCGACGTGCCGGACGAGCGTGACGACGTGGAGGGGCGGATCATGCGCCGCCTCGACGGCGACGGCGACGAGGGCCCGACCTACGAGACGGTCGGCCGCGTCGACGCGAACGTCAGCCGGATCGAGGTGGTGTGA
- a CDS encoding Era-like GTP-binding protein, whose protein sequence is MGLLTNLRDSISRVTDGLFAADEPKRIGIYGPPNAGKTTLANRIARDWTGDAVGPESHIPHETRRARRKEGVEIERNGRTVTIDIVDTPGVTTKVDYKEFLDHDMEKDDAVRRSREATEGVAEAMHWLREDVDGVIYVLDSTTDPFTQVNTMLIGIIESQDLPALILANKTDLPGADVQQIANAFPQHETIPLSALEGDNMDEVYTKIAEYFG, encoded by the coding sequence ATGGGACTGCTCACGAATCTCAGAGACAGCATATCGCGGGTCACGGACGGCCTGTTCGCGGCCGACGAGCCCAAGCGGATCGGGATCTACGGACCGCCGAACGCCGGTAAAACGACCCTCGCAAACCGGATCGCACGCGACTGGACGGGTGACGCCGTCGGCCCAGAGAGCCACATCCCCCACGAGACTCGCCGGGCCCGCCGGAAGGAGGGCGTGGAGATCGAGCGCAACGGGCGGACGGTCACCATCGACATCGTCGACACCCCCGGGGTGACGACGAAGGTCGACTACAAGGAGTTCCTCGACCACGACATGGAGAAAGACGACGCCGTCCGCCGGTCGCGCGAGGCGACCGAGGGCGTCGCGGAGGCGATGCACTGGCTCCGCGAGGACGTCGACGGCGTCATCTACGTGCTCGACTCGACGACGGACCCGTTCACGCAGGTGAACACGATGCTGATCGGGATCATCGAGTCGCAGGACCTCCCCGCGCTCATCCTCGCCAACAAGACGGACCTGCCGGGAGCGGACGTCCAGCAGATCGCGAACGCCTTCCCGCAACACGAGACGATCCCGCTGTCCGCGCTGGAGGGCGACAACATGGACGAAGTGTACACCAAGATAGCGGAGTACTTCGGCTGA
- a CDS encoding DUF2073 domain-containing protein, producing the protein MPGPKANVDAADDDPDDSGDGVRIDMISGARMEGLTSMEKIRLILDGVRDGNIVILEEGLSPDEESKLIEVTMTEISPDDFTGIEIETYPKAEAGDQSFLDKLMGRESTQKLTVIGPANRIETLHKDENLISTLVSRK; encoded by the coding sequence ATGCCCGGGCCCAAAGCCAACGTCGACGCCGCGGACGACGACCCGGACGACTCCGGCGACGGCGTCCGGATCGACATGATAAGCGGCGCGCGGATGGAGGGGCTCACGAGCATGGAGAAGATCCGGCTCATCCTCGACGGCGTCCGCGACGGCAACATCGTCATCCTCGAAGAGGGGCTCTCGCCCGACGAGGAGTCGAAGCTCATCGAGGTGACGATGACCGAGATCAGTCCCGACGACTTCACCGGGATCGAGATCGAGACCTACCCGAAGGCCGAGGCCGGCGACCAGAGCTTCCTCGACAAGCTGATGGGCCGCGAGTCGACCCAGAAGCTCACCGTGATCGGCCCGGCGAACCGGATCGAGACGCTGCACAAAGACGAGAACCTCATCAGCACGCTCGTCTCCCGCAAGTAG
- a CDS encoding DUF7090 family protein: MDYSLAVENGPETIPGGTGLLLVHPSIGETDRIDTDFLKTDTDAFLVVSTRTTAREVEQKLEYYDVDETKATILDTLSVERGYSRRTADDVYYVSAPDDLDGVVDRVERFLTENEGKRRVSVDSLTEMAYYADDDAVYEAAAEILDLLDTHDAVGIFHLSEEVHEVATLDRFRELFDGVIDLDGEGNVTVEL, translated from the coding sequence ATGGACTACTCCCTCGCCGTCGAGAACGGGCCGGAAACGATACCGGGCGGGACCGGACTCCTGCTCGTCCACCCGAGCATCGGCGAGACGGACCGGATCGACACGGACTTCCTGAAGACCGACACCGACGCGTTCCTCGTCGTCTCGACCCGAACCACCGCGCGCGAGGTCGAGCAGAAGCTGGAGTACTACGACGTCGACGAGACGAAGGCGACCATCCTCGACACGCTCTCGGTCGAGCGCGGCTACTCGCGCCGCACCGCCGACGACGTGTACTACGTCTCCGCGCCCGACGACCTCGACGGCGTCGTCGACCGCGTGGAGCGCTTCCTCACCGAGAACGAGGGGAAGCGACGCGTCTCCGTCGACTCGCTCACCGAGATGGCCTACTATGCCGACGACGACGCGGTGTACGAGGCGGCGGCCGAGATCCTCGACCTCCTCGATACACACGACGCGGTCGGCATCTTCCACCTCTCCGAGGAGGTCCACGAGGTCGCGACGCTCGACCGGTTCCGCGAGCTGTTCGACGGCGTCATCGACCTCGACGGCGAGGGCAACGTCACCGTCGAGCTCTGA
- a CDS encoding OapC/ArvC family zinc-ribbon domain-containing protein, with amino-acid sequence MPHQCTSCGRTFPDGSKEMLSGCPDCGGNKFQFKPAGATEEPTAGDDAGSPGASADPPPSTPEDPTGPTADEGTSDGPATDPTPDERAADPSPSEPADATRPDPAASADRSSETDGTEQIADRSDEDTAQASARSEVVSPDELDRASREVENTEDPSPAEGEQPGIDALRDELNDQFESIRIVSPGQYELNLMELYDRQEYIISLQEDGRYVIEMPDAWGIQDE; translated from the coding sequence ATGCCCCACCAGTGTACTTCCTGCGGGCGGACGTTCCCCGACGGATCCAAGGAGATGCTCTCGGGGTGTCCCGACTGCGGCGGGAACAAGTTCCAGTTCAAACCCGCCGGCGCGACCGAGGAGCCGACCGCGGGCGACGACGCCGGCTCCCCCGGTGCGTCCGCCGACCCGCCGCCCTCGACCCCCGAGGACCCGACGGGGCCGACGGCGGACGAAGGCACCTCCGACGGGCCCGCGACCGACCCGACGCCGGACGAGCGCGCAGCCGACCCCTCGCCCAGCGAGCCCGCGGACGCGACGCGGCCCGACCCCGCCGCGAGCGCCGACCGCTCCTCGGAGACCGACGGCACCGAACAGATCGCCGACCGGAGCGACGAGGACACCGCGCAGGCGAGCGCGCGCTCGGAGGTGGTCTCGCCCGACGAACTCGACCGCGCGAGCCGCGAGGTCGAGAACACCGAGGACCCGTCACCCGCAGAGGGGGAACAGCCCGGCATCGACGCCCTCCGCGACGAGCTCAACGACCAGTTCGAGAGCATCCGCATCGTCAGCCCCGGGCAGTACGAGCTGAACCTGATGGAGCTGTACGACAGACAGGAGTACATCATCTCCCTTCAGGAGGACGGCCGGTACGTTATCGAGATGCCCGACGCGTGGGGCATTCAAGACGAGTGA
- a CDS encoding DUF2391 family protein → MKRPKSLRRPKFRLADSAQQAVGGFLLAGPFVVTEEVWVLAAGMHWSQGVVTALIVAAIGYAALYRADTDRDPDAESEIAGVPTRFVSLMIVSFGSVLLLAVLFDAPDTFLIEQGVAGRELWATTLKAVSVGAVFSVVGAATADSVF, encoded by the coding sequence ATGAAGCGGCCGAAGTCGCTCCGCCGACCGAAGTTCCGGCTGGCGGACTCCGCCCAGCAGGCGGTCGGGGGGTTCCTGCTCGCGGGGCCGTTCGTCGTCACCGAGGAGGTGTGGGTGTTGGCCGCGGGGATGCACTGGAGCCAGGGCGTGGTGACCGCCCTGATCGTCGCCGCGATCGGGTACGCCGCGCTGTACCGGGCGGACACCGACCGCGACCCGGACGCGGAAAGCGAGATCGCCGGGGTCCCCACGCGGTTCGTCTCGCTGATGATCGTCTCGTTCGGCTCCGTGCTCCTGCTCGCCGTCCTCTTCGACGCCCCGGATACGTTCCTCATCGAGCAGGGCGTCGCCGGGAGAGAGCTGTGGGCGACCACACTCAAGGCGGTCTCCGTGGGCGCGGTGTTCAGCGTCGTCGGCGCGGCGACCGCCGACAGCGTGTTCTGA
- a CDS encoding magnesium transporter yields MPGHDSAREIYRQALPVIGVSLIAGLFAGTVLGSETMRANIAEVPGLLLLLPAFLATRGGVYGSLGARLSTGLHQGIIEPRFRLDRRLTNAIVASFLNGMTVSVFIAVVTYLTLVLFGDGGSLFQLVGVMVVAGLLSAVLMITVLIVVIFVGYRRGLDPDNVIGPVVTTLGDVFGVFFLLVGVAAVRAVS; encoded by the coding sequence ATGCCCGGTCACGACTCCGCGCGCGAGATCTACCGGCAGGCGCTCCCGGTCATCGGGGTCAGCCTGATCGCCGGCCTGTTCGCGGGGACGGTCCTCGGCTCCGAGACCATGCGCGCGAACATCGCCGAAGTCCCCGGGCTCCTCCTGCTGCTGCCGGCGTTCCTCGCCACGCGCGGCGGCGTGTACGGCTCGCTCGGGGCTCGGCTCTCGACGGGGCTTCACCAGGGGATCATCGAGCCGCGGTTCCGGCTGGACCGCCGGCTCACGAACGCGATCGTCGCCTCCTTCCTCAACGGGATGACCGTCTCGGTGTTCATCGCGGTCGTCACCTACCTCACCCTCGTCCTGTTCGGCGACGGCGGGAGCCTCTTTCAGCTGGTCGGCGTGATGGTCGTCGCCGGCCTCCTCTCCGCCGTCCTCATGATCACGGTGTTGATCGTCGTCATCTTCGTCGGATACCGCCGGGGACTCGACCCCGACAACGTCATCGGCCCGGTCGTCACGACCCTCGGCGACGTGTTCGGGGTGTTCTTCCTCCTCGTCGGGGTGGCCGCGGTGAGGGCGGTGTCGTGA
- a CDS encoding DoxX family protein, which produces MADESPPSDESASESAADDAGRDAPSLLGRSLYGGVLAYMAYDGFKSNDKRVAVAEEKGVPMPDHLVPFVTGMLFVANLGIVLWRLPRAAAGALVVFFLGTTPAIHDFWTMEGKERQGNKINFLKNLALLGGAIVFLDAASGRDGEAGSDEAGSDEAGSDEAGGEDADGE; this is translated from the coding sequence ATGGCGGACGAATCTCCTCCCTCCGACGAATCCGCCTCGGAGTCGGCGGCCGACGACGCCGGCCGCGACGCCCCCTCCCTGCTCGGGCGCTCGCTGTACGGCGGGGTGCTGGCGTACATGGCGTACGACGGGTTCAAGAGCAACGACAAGCGCGTCGCGGTCGCCGAGGAGAAGGGCGTCCCGATGCCCGACCACCTCGTTCCGTTCGTCACCGGGATGCTGTTCGTCGCCAACCTCGGCATCGTCCTCTGGCGGCTCCCGCGGGCGGCCGCGGGCGCGCTCGTGGTCTTCTTCCTCGGGACGACCCCCGCGATCCACGACTTCTGGACGATGGAGGGGAAAGAGCGGCAGGGCAACAAGATCAACTTCCTGAAGAACCTCGCGCTGCTCGGCGGCGCGATCGTCTTCCTCGACGCTGCGAGCGGGCGCGACGGCGAGGCGGGAAGCGACGAGGCGGGAAGCGACGAGGCGGGAAGCGACGAGGCGGGCGGCGAAGACGCCGACGGGGAGTGA
- a CDS encoding aspartate kinase, whose protein sequence is MRVIAKFGGTSLGSGDRIERAADSVASAVAAGHEIAVVASAMGSTTDELLDDITFETDDADRAEIVSMGERTSVRMLKAALSVRDVEAVFLEPGHPDWPVITDERGEVDVAETKRRAREIAERLDGVVPIITGFLAEDHDGNVTTLGRGGSDTTAVMLGNYMDADEVVIVTDVEGVMTGDPRVVEGARNVGQITVDELRNLSFRGAEVVAPSALSYKDEGLDVRVVHYQHGDLLRGGTRIEGEFESLIDMREEPLACLTIAGRAIRNRPGILSELSNALRAEEINIDAVASGMDSVTFYVDVDVAETAEALLHESVVTDEALSSVTVADPIAVIRVTGGELPNQSGVIQEIISPIADAGINIIDLITSATSVAVFVDWDDREQALEIVQERFD, encoded by the coding sequence ATGCGCGTGATCGCGAAGTTCGGCGGCACGAGCCTCGGCAGCGGCGACCGGATCGAGCGCGCGGCCGACTCGGTCGCGAGCGCCGTCGCGGCCGGTCACGAGATCGCGGTCGTCGCCAGCGCGATGGGGTCGACCACCGACGAACTCCTCGACGACATCACCTTCGAGACGGACGACGCCGACCGGGCGGAGATCGTCTCGATGGGCGAGCGCACCAGCGTCAGGATGCTGAAGGCCGCCCTCTCGGTCCGGGACGTCGAGGCCGTCTTCCTCGAACCGGGCCACCCCGACTGGCCCGTCATCACGGACGAGCGCGGCGAGGTCGACGTCGCGGAGACGAAGCGGCGGGCCCGAGAGATCGCCGAGCGGCTCGACGGCGTCGTCCCGATCATCACCGGGTTCCTCGCCGAGGACCACGACGGCAACGTCACCACGCTCGGCCGCGGCGGGTCGGACACGACCGCGGTCATGCTCGGCAACTACATGGACGCCGACGAGGTCGTTATCGTCACCGACGTGGAGGGCGTGATGACCGGCGACCCGCGGGTGGTCGAGGGCGCGCGCAACGTCGGCCAGATCACGGTCGACGAGCTGCGGAACCTCTCGTTCCGCGGCGCGGAGGTGGTCGCGCCGTCCGCGCTCTCGTACAAGGACGAGGGGTTGGACGTGCGGGTCGTCCACTACCAGCACGGCGACCTGCTCCGGGGCGGGACCCGGATCGAGGGCGAGTTCGAGAGCCTGATCGACATGCGCGAGGAGCCGCTCGCGTGCCTCACCATCGCGGGCCGCGCGATCCGGAACCGGCCGGGGATCCTCTCGGAGCTGTCCAACGCGCTCCGCGCCGAGGAGATCAACATCGACGCGGTCGCCTCCGGGATGGACTCGGTCACCTTCTACGTCGACGTCGACGTCGCCGAGACCGCCGAGGCGCTGCTCCACGAGTCGGTCGTCACCGACGAGGCGCTCTCCTCGGTCACCGTCGCCGACCCCATCGCGGTGATCCGCGTCACGGGCGGCGAGCTGCCGAACCAGTCGGGGGTCATCCAGGAGATCATCTCGCCCATCGCGGACGCCGGCATCAACATCATCGACCTGATCACGAGCGCGACCTCCGTCGCGGTGTTCGTCGACTGGGACGACCGCGAGCAGGCGCTCGAAATCGTTCAAGAGCGGTTCGACTGA
- a CDS encoding DUF7089 family protein has protein sequence MFSARALDDDLAAVRDRYAAGSPVLDVDSDFETLPPAAAEDLGVFVDALDPASYPAEWLPEAVPDLLRKHAGPAFTVGLPVDGTVVRTTQTDPPAVLVKRRAEGTPDDFLAFLIAERLVRIGCEPAPGAVGGDIGSTAGDAPRLPETFLPFFGERYRDLDAAIRHPDPETGASTTGFGPADVFQVANALFDAWVGLHTREEFASWEGEFPRLFDAWVDAGERLSGRLGDLSGEVARGDTDFPSATEYACSAVRHDLDLPAPYGALDTAAYRDRGAAYAVAWAEKTFAALVDEAE, from the coding sequence ATGTTCTCGGCCCGGGCACTCGACGACGACCTCGCCGCGGTCCGCGACCGGTACGCGGCGGGGTCGCCCGTCCTCGACGTCGATTCGGACTTCGAGACGCTCCCGCCGGCCGCGGCGGAGGACCTCGGCGTCTTCGTCGACGCGCTCGACCCCGCGTCGTACCCCGCCGAGTGGCTCCCCGAGGCGGTCCCGGACCTGCTCCGGAAACACGCGGGGCCGGCGTTCACCGTCGGCCTCCCGGTCGACGGCACGGTCGTTCGGACAACCCAGACCGACCCGCCCGCCGTGCTCGTCAAGCGGCGCGCGGAGGGGACGCCCGACGACTTCCTCGCGTTCCTGATCGCCGAGCGGCTGGTCCGGATCGGCTGCGAGCCGGCCCCCGGAGCCGTCGGCGGCGACATCGGATCGACCGCCGGCGACGCGCCGCGCCTCCCCGAGACGTTCCTCCCCTTCTTCGGCGAGCGCTACCGCGACCTCGACGCGGCGATCCGCCACCCCGACCCGGAGACGGGGGCGTCGACGACCGGGTTCGGCCCGGCCGATGTCTTCCAGGTCGCGAACGCGCTGTTCGACGCGTGGGTCGGCCTCCACACCCGCGAGGAGTTCGCGTCGTGGGAGGGAGAGTTCCCTCGCCTGTTCGACGCGTGGGTCGACGCGGGCGAGCGGCTCTCCGGTCGGCTCGGCGACCTCTCGGGCGAGGTCGCCCGCGGCGACACCGACTTCCCGAGCGCGACGGAGTACGCCTGCTCGGCGGTCAGACACGACCTCGACCTCCCGGCCCCGTACGGCGCGCTCGACACGGCCGCCTACCGGGACCGCGGGGCGGCCTACGCCGTCGCGTGGGCGGAGAAGACGTTCGCGGCGCTCGTCGACGAAGCGGAGTGA
- a CDS encoding magnesium transporter — protein sequence MTDPSPTAIDEWSIRRIVRTMIPLLAALSVLQLVSGTVLETYEEVLLRYPALLVLVPVQIGTAGNLASITCSRLTTQLYLGTYEFSPSNPALRANAVAVFGLAATVFGAVGVAAWAIGVALGGSLALGLVLLISLVSGMLLAVLVVVASVVAVEVSYRVGLNPDDTTIPVVTNLCDIAGVLILFAVVSVVL from the coding sequence GTGACCGACCCGAGCCCCACGGCGATCGACGAGTGGTCTATCCGCCGGATCGTCCGGACGATGATCCCGCTTCTGGCCGCGCTGTCGGTGCTCCAGCTCGTCTCCGGGACCGTCCTGGAGACCTACGAGGAGGTCCTGTTGCGGTATCCGGCGCTTCTGGTGCTGGTGCCGGTTCAGATCGGGACGGCCGGCAACCTCGCGTCGATCACCTGCTCGCGGCTCACCACGCAGCTGTATCTCGGGACCTACGAGTTCAGTCCCTCGAACCCCGCGCTCCGGGCGAACGCGGTCGCGGTGTTCGGGCTCGCGGCGACCGTCTTCGGCGCGGTCGGCGTCGCCGCGTGGGCCATCGGCGTCGCGCTCGGCGGGTCGCTCGCGCTCGGGCTGGTACTGCTGATCTCGCTCGTCTCCGGCATGCTGCTCGCGGTCCTCGTCGTCGTCGCCAGCGTCGTCGCGGTCGAGGTGTCGTACCGCGTCGGTCTCAACCCCGACGACACGACGATCCCGGTGGTGACGAACCTCTGTGACATCGCCGGCGTGTTGATCCTCTTCGCGGTCGTCTCGGTCGTGTTGTGA